The window GCAAATAGTTCCGGCTCACACCCCATTTCATGTGGAGCCTCAGCTGGTGGAGATGATGGTTCCCCTTTATTCTCATGGTTGCGCCAACAAAATCCACAAGGCTCTCTCCCATCTCAAAGGtcttattttgatttctaGTACAACACCCATCTATATATTCTCCAAAACCTCACACTAACAACATGCATGGTATGATTGCAGGGATATATTCAGTTAACGTAGATTACGACGAGCAGAAAGTGACGGTGTGGGGAATATGCAACAAAAACCAAGTGTTGAGCACTGTGAGAAGCAAGAGAAAAGCAGCTCGTTTTTGGAACactgatgatgatgataataataataatgatccacaagcagaagaagaaggtctAAACTCAAGAAGGCCTTCTTTTGGTGTTAACAAGCTTCGTTCCCTCAGTTTCAAATTAGCCTGCAAGAAGGTTTTCACCACTACAAGATCATATTCCTTGCGTATCTTTGGGGCTCCTACTGTTTCCTAACTTTTGTACATAATATATGTATCCATCTATCTTTTCACTCCATGGTCTTTGGATTCTCTAATCATCAATCTCAACATGAATGACTACTCCACACACTTCCACTAATCCTTTATTTCtacatcttcttcttcttcttcttcttcttcttctacttcttcttcaCATCACCAGATTGATTGCCCCTGCTATTCTAAATTCAATTATCGTTGGTGCTAATTTGGCTACTATCACCTAACCAATCACTATCGGTTATCTTGGT is drawn from Cucurbita pepo subsp. pepo cultivar mu-cu-16 chromosome LG09, ASM280686v2, whole genome shotgun sequence and contains these coding sequences:
- the LOC111802695 gene encoding heavy metal-associated isoprenylated plant protein 36, yielding MANLQIVPAHTPFHVEPQLVEMMVPLYSHGCANKIHKALSHLKGIYSVNVDYDEQKVTVWGICNKNQVLSTVRSKRKAARFWNTDDDDNNNNDPQAEEEGLNSRRPSFGVNKLRSLSFKLACKKVFTTTRSYSLRIFGAPTVS